A genomic window from Elaeis guineensis isolate ETL-2024a chromosome 3, EG11, whole genome shotgun sequence includes:
- the LOC105040922 gene encoding 3-oxoacyl-[acyl-carrier-protein] synthase I, chloroplastic, translating into MATSASRVVAGKELGVISEASSPLKQYNGLRPLLGSKQMASCAVRKPNGSFPSVPSLKSLRIRAVASPTVAAPKREKDPKKRIVVTGIGLVSVFGSDIDTFYNKLLEGQSGISLIDRFDASSYSVRFGGQIRDFSSKGYIDGKNDRRLDDCWRYCLVAGKRALDDANLGPEVLQSMDRSRIGVLVGSGMGGLTAFSNGVEALIQKGYKKITPFFIPYSITNTGSALLAIETGLMGPNYSISTACATANYCFYAAANHIRRGEADIMVVGGTEAAILPTGVGGFIACRALSQRNDEPQKASRPWDKDRDGFVMGEGSGVLIMESLEHARKRGAAIIAEYLGGAITCDAHHMTDPRSDGLGVSSCIVKSLEDAGVSPEEVNYVNAHATSTLAGDLAEVNAIKKVFKDTSEMKMNGTKSMIGHCLGAAGGLEAIATIKAITTGWLHPTINQNNLEPDVTIDTVPNVKKKHEVNVAISNSFGFGGHNSVVVFAPFMP; encoded by the exons ATGGCCACAAGTGCTAGTAGGGTGGTCGCGGGAAAGGAGTTGGGAGTGATCAGCGAAGCCTCGTCCCCTCTCAAGCAGTATAATGGCCTAAGGCCTTTGCTGGGGAGCAAGCAGATGGCTTCCTGTGCTGTGAGGAAACCAAATGGGTCCTTTCCTTCGGTGCCAT CTCTTAAATCTCTAAGGATAAGAGCTGTGGCTTCCCCAACTGTTGCCGCTCCAAAGCGagagaaggatcccaagaaaagGATAGTGGTGACTGGGATAGGCCTGGTCTCGGTCTTTGGGAGTGACATTGATACATTCTACAACAAGCTCTTGGAAGGACAGAGTGGGATTAGCCTGATCGACCGATTTGATGCTTCTTCTTACTCTGTCCGGTTCGGTGGACAGATCCGGGACTTCTCCTCGAAAGGCTACATTGATGGGAAGAATGATCGCCGGCTCGATGACTGCTGGAGATATTGCCTAGTTGCTGGCAAAAGAGCTCTTGATGATGCTAACCTCGGACCAGAAGTCCTGCAATCT ATGGACAGGTCGAGGATTGGAGTGCTGGTAGGGTCAGGCATGGGTGGTTTAACGGCTTTCAGCAATGGAGTTGAGGCTCTGATCCAAAAGGGTTACAAGAAAATTACTCCTTTCTTCATTCCTTACTCCATCACAAACACGGGATCGGCATTGTTGGCTATAGAAACAGGATTAATGGGACCAAACTACTCCATTTCCACAGCATGTGCAACTGCGAACTACTGCTTTTATGCTGCTGCCAATCACATAAGGAGAGGTGAAGCTGACATTATGGTTGTTGGAGGAACAGAGGCGGCAATCCTGCCTACCGGAGTTGGTGGATTCATTGCGTGCAGGGCACTGTCACAAAGAAATGATGAACCACAGAAAGCTTCGAGGCCTTGGGACAAAGACCGAGATGGTTTCGTCATGGGAGAGGGATCTGGTGTCCTC ATTATGGAGAGCCTGGAGCATGCAAGAAAGAGGGGTGCAGCTATAATTGCAGAGTATCTTGGAGGTGCCATAACCTGTGATGCGCATCATATGACTGATCCTCGTTCTGATGGACTTGGAGTCTCTTCTTGCATTGTCAAGAGTTTGGAAGATGCAGGAGTCTCCCCCGAGGAG GTGAATTATGTCAATGCTCATGCAACATCAACACTTGCTGGAGATTTAGCAGAAGTTAATGCCATCAAGAAGGTTTTCAAAGACACATCTGAAATGAAAATGAATGGAACAAAG TCGATGATTGGGCATTGCCTTGGAGCTGCTGGTGGACTGGAAGCAATTGCAACCATCAAAGCTATCACAACAGGCTGGCTGCATCCAACTATCAACCAAAAT AACTTGGAGCCTGATGTCACCATCGACACCGTCCCCAATGTAAAGAAGAAGCATGAGGTTAATGTTG CCATCTCTAATTCGTTTGGTTTCGGGGGTCACAATTCTGTGGTTGTTTTTGCTCCCTTCATGCCTTAA